Within the Leptotrichia sp. oral taxon 498 genome, the region GATAAATAAAAAAATGTTGAAGTTAAAATTTTTACACTATTCCTACTTTATCTTTTAAAGAAAAAAGCTGGACTAATTCAAAAATTTTGTATATAATTTATTAAAAGAAAGAAAATTTAAGAAATTAAAAAATGAATAATGGGAGAATATTTAATAAAAAAAATTATGAAAAAAGAAATATTTTTAAAGCAATTTTCAAAAGAGCTGGAATATTTGGCAAGTAAACTTTTTAATGTTTATGAAATTGCCAGCGACTATGAAATAATAAGTTATTCTGAAGAATTTTATACTCCAAATTTTTGGAAAAAGTTTCAAAAAAAGGCAAATGGTCTAAATGTGATTACAAATGGCATCTTTGAAAACAGTGATAGACGACAAATCGCTTTTGTTCCCGATAATTTTATACCAAAAAATAACGAAGATTTTGAAAATTTTTTTGATTTTCCACATAAACTACTAAAAATTTCGATTGCTTCAAAATTTAAAGAATACAGGCATAAAGATTTTTTAGGAAGTCTTATGGGATTAAATATAAAAAGAGAATTAATGGGAGATCTGATTTTAGAAAATGGTGCGGGATATATCCCTGTTTCAAATAAAATTGCCGATATTATTTCAAATGAGCTTACACAAATTGGAAAAGCACCTTGTACAGTCGAAATTGTTGATTTAAAAGAAATAAAAAATTTACCGAAATACAAATATGACGACAAATTAATTACAGTTTCATCAAAACGGCTTGACAACATAGTCTGTGCAATAACAAATATTTCAAGGAACAAAGTTATAGAACCAATTGAAAAAGGAAAAATCTTAGTCGATTACACGAAGGAAACAGACAAATCAAAATTGATTGAAATTGGAAGTCTGATTACAATAAAAGGATTTGGAAAATACAAGCTTTTTTCTGAAAAAGGGGAAACAAAAAAAGGTAAAGAAAGACTTCTTATAAAAAAATATATTTAATAGGAGATGAGAATTATGAGAGATGTAACACCAAAAGGAAATTTAGAATTATTTTTAAAATGTTTAGGAATAGCTGTCGGAGCAGTTGCAATTATAGCACTTCTAAAACTGGCATTTTCAGTATTTATGTCGGTTGCTGGATGGATTATTCCGATTGCAATAGTGCTTTTTATTTATAAAAAATTTTTTGATTGATGAATAATAAAAAACAGGAGAAATGATTATAAATGAACAATTAAAAGAAATTTCGCTGCAAGAACAACAACATTTTATCGAAAAAGCTGATAAAATGTTATTTTTAAACAAAAATCTT harbors:
- a CDS encoding YlmH family RNA-binding protein, with product MGEYLIKKIMKKEIFLKQFSKELEYLASKLFNVYEIASDYEIISYSEEFYTPNFWKKFQKKANGLNVITNGIFENSDRRQIAFVPDNFIPKNNEDFENFFDFPHKLLKISIASKFKEYRHKDFLGSLMGLNIKRELMGDLILENGAGYIPVSNKIADIISNELTQIGKAPCTVEIVDLKEIKNLPKYKYDDKLITVSSKRLDNIVCAITNISRNKVIEPIEKGKILVDYTKETDKSKLIEIGSLITIKGFGKYKLFSEKGETKKGKERLLIKKYI